From Alkalinema sp. FACHB-956:
GATTCGATTTTCTATGCATTATTCAAACAATCTCCCACCCTGTTGTTTGAACTGTTAGACCAAGTCCCCGCCTCTGCGGATCAATATCGCTTTGAATCCGTCGCTGTCAAAGAACCCAAATTTGAAATCGATG
This genomic window contains:
- a CDS encoding DUF2887 domain-containing protein; translation: MRRDSIFYALFKQSPTLLFELLDQVPASADQYRFESVAVKEPKFEID